In a single window of the Luteibacter rhizovicinus DSM 16549 genome:
- a CDS encoding amidohydrolase family protein, with protein MTLLRPTLLALALAGATGYANAAVVIRGARVIDGTGAPPREDVTMVIDGDHISLMGPGLRAKMPAGTQVIDYTGKTIIPGLVSDHGHIGSVDGTKSGLPALYTRDNSLRQLRQWRAYGVTTVTSLGVNNPDVFYPLRADLHAGKADGADLFGADRGIGVPNGAPPAKMMQAGPSQLDRPTTAEEARADVDAAAARGTDLVKIWLDDFNGSLPVKMKPEIWHAVIDEAHAKHLRVAAHVYYLDDARQLVDAGVDILAHGVRDKLVDQGFIDAMKQHGTWYIATLDLNEAAFVYARHPGWMDQPFFQHAVQPDLARQFADGAWRDKVNNDGSTPVNEEALQVNLKNLKTLHDAGANIGFGTDAGAMPLRIPGFAEHRELALMVDAGLTPLQAIHIATQSAAQLLGLDDRGVLANGKRADFIVLDKDPSSNIEATTTIDAVWQRGRQVAGRVDAFKP; from the coding sequence ATGACCCTGCTCCGCCCCACCCTGCTCGCTCTTGCCCTGGCCGGAGCCACCGGCTACGCCAACGCCGCCGTCGTGATACGCGGGGCACGCGTCATCGACGGCACAGGCGCCCCGCCGCGCGAGGACGTCACCATGGTGATCGACGGCGACCACATTTCACTCATGGGGCCAGGGCTGCGCGCCAAGATGCCGGCAGGCACGCAGGTCATCGACTACACAGGCAAAACCATCATTCCCGGGCTGGTGTCCGACCACGGGCACATCGGATCGGTGGATGGCACCAAGAGCGGTCTTCCCGCGCTCTACACGCGCGACAACAGCTTGCGCCAGTTACGCCAGTGGCGGGCCTACGGTGTCACTACCGTGACCTCGCTCGGCGTGAACAATCCCGACGTCTTCTATCCCCTGCGTGCCGACCTCCATGCCGGCAAAGCAGACGGGGCCGATCTGTTCGGTGCCGACCGCGGGATCGGCGTACCCAACGGCGCACCGCCGGCCAAGATGATGCAGGCAGGACCGAGCCAGCTCGATCGGCCCACCACGGCGGAAGAAGCCCGTGCCGATGTGGACGCGGCCGCAGCGCGTGGGACGGACCTCGTCAAGATCTGGCTGGACGATTTCAACGGCAGCCTGCCCGTCAAGATGAAGCCGGAGATCTGGCACGCCGTGATCGACGAAGCCCATGCGAAGCACCTCCGCGTGGCCGCGCACGTCTACTACCTGGACGATGCGCGCCAGTTGGTCGATGCGGGGGTGGACATCCTCGCCCACGGCGTTCGCGACAAGCTTGTGGACCAGGGCTTCATCGACGCGATGAAACAGCACGGCACCTGGTACATCGCCACGCTCGACCTCAACGAAGCCGCGTTCGTCTATGCACGTCATCCCGGGTGGATGGACCAGCCGTTCTTTCAGCATGCGGTGCAGCCCGATCTCGCCCGTCAGTTCGCCGACGGTGCCTGGCGCGACAAGGTGAACAACGATGGCTCGACGCCGGTCAACGAAGAGGCGTTGCAGGTAAACCTGAAGAACCTCAAGACCCTCCACGATGCCGGGGCGAACATAGGTTTTGGTACGGACGCCGGGGCCATGCCCTTGCGCATTCCCGGCTTTGCCGAGCATCGCGAACTGGCACTCATGGTCGATGCCGGCCTGACCCCGCTGCAGGCTATCCACATCGCGACACAGAGCGCCGCGCAACTGCTCGGCCTGGACGACCGTGGCGTGCTCGCCAACGGCAAGCGAGCCGACTTCATCGTGCTCGACAAAGACCCCTCCTCCAACATCGAAGCGACCACGACGATCGATGCGGTGTGGCAACGCGGTCGCCAGGTGGCGGGCCGCGTCGACGCCTTCAAGCCCTGA